A genomic segment from Aegilops tauschii subsp. strangulata cultivar AL8/78 chromosome 1, Aet v6.0, whole genome shotgun sequence encodes:
- the LOC109777805 gene encoding phosphatidate cytidylyltransferase 1-like yields the protein MTRNPFRSMIIGAVDNHIDPYTHTNIRVNLQLPCSIPVASRYVTNTRGETCWPPRGSTTYPLCQLPRYRFLLPASLIVINDIAAYLFRFFLGRTPLIKLSPKKTWEGFIGASVTTIISAFLLANVMGRFQWFTCPRKDLSTGWLQCDPGPMFKPEHYYLGDWAPNWQPVICRARQKQRQERIWRRSCIQMVFSLSGVIELSVFPWKEVFLMPVQWHALALGLFASIIAPFGGFFASGFKRAFKIKDFGDSIPGHGGITDRMDCQILRNLTYEEQRNLYEQLGQMLGNLCKADKLAACL from the exons ATGACcaggaaccccttccgatcaatgatcatcggagccgtggacaaccatattgacccctatacccacacgaatattcgagtgaacctccagttgccgtgttctattcctgttgcttcgcgatatgttacaaatacccgaggtgagacatgttggcctccccgtggatcaacaacttatCCACTATGccagttacctcgttaccg GTTTCTTCTACCTGCTTCACTCATTGTGATCAATGACATTGCTGCCTATTTATTTCGGTTCTTTCTCGGGAGAACACCATTGATCAAGCTATCTCCAAAGAAAACATGGGAAGGCTTTATTGGTGCATCAGTGACAACCATCATCTCTGCTTTCCTG TTAGCGAATGTAATGGGTCGCTTCCAGTGGTTTACATGTCCAAGAAAG GACCTGTCAACAGGGTGGCTTCAGTGTGATCCTGGCCCTATGTTTAAGCCAGAGCATTATTATCTGGGAGATTGGGCACCAAATTGG CAGCCAGTCATATGCAGAGCACGGCAGAAGCAGCGACAAGAAAGAATCTGGAGAAGGTCCTGCATCCAGATGGTGTTTAGTCTCTCAGGAGTTATAGAGTTATCTGTG TTTCCATGGAAAGAAGTGTTCCTAATGCCTGTGCAGTGGCATGCTTTAGCCCTTGGTTTGTTTGCATCAATAATTGCACCATTCGGTGGATTTTTTGCAAGTGGCTTCAAGAGGGCTTTTAAAATAAAG GATTTTGGCGACAGTATACCTGGGCATGGTGGAATCACTGACCGAATGGACTGTCAA ATCTTAAGAAACCTGACGTATGAGGAGCAGAGGAACTTGTATGAGCAACTCGGGCAGATGCTAGGCAACTTATGCAAAGCTGATAAACTCGCTGCTTGCTTATGA